One window of Papaver somniferum cultivar HN1 chromosome 9, ASM357369v1, whole genome shotgun sequence genomic DNA carries:
- the LOC113308018 gene encoding dolichyl-diphosphooligosaccharide--protein glycosyltransferase subunit DAD1-like gives MAKSTTTASSTAKDAQALFHSLRSSYVATPTNLKIIDLYVLFAIFTALIQICYMAIVGSFPFNSFLSGVLSCVGTAVLAVCLRIQVNKENKEFKDLAPERAFADFVLCNLVLHLVIMNFLG, from the exons aTGGCGAAATCAACGACCACAGCTAGCAGCACTGCAAAGGATGCTCAAGCACTTTTTCATTCTCTTCGATCGTCTTACGTCGCCACACCCACAAATCTTAAG ATCATAGATCTGTATGTTCTTTTTGCTATTTTCACAGCTCTGATTCAG ATTTGTTATATGGCAATCGTCGGATCGTTCCCATTCAACTCTTTCCTCTCAGGAGTACTTTCTTGTGTTGGCACAGCAGTTCTAGCAG TTTGTCTCCGTATCCAAGTTAACAAAGAAAACAAGGAATTTAAG GATTTAGCCCCGGAGCGTGCCTTTGCTGATTTTGTGCTATGCAATCTGGTTCTGCATTTGGTGATCATGAACTTCCTTGGATAG
- the LOC113311821 gene encoding uncharacterized protein LOC113311821, with translation MGEIIPNLEDGELWLPSDILPDESFSNKFHSNFSTHHQLNEFMEEEEEPTYSLPHLSTYSLFQQNHVVPSMNLDPHHSKQIKLQNQFYSMGGPQPAMGLGIYGETPVGGHYLNFSDNGGGCSCYESTPPFRFHDRKLPPLPIAGDILQARSTMLQKQHKQQQRYPPQNHYVGRGNNGSWNRGNRGTGVFIPRTPPNCTVANPGKKKQSYWKGDRESVDAGKRLQGQVKRSNPPTY, from the exons ATGGGGGAAATCATTCCAAACTtagaagatggagaactatggCTTCCTTCTGATATTCTACCCGACGAAAGTTTTTCTAATAAATTTCACTCTAATTTCTCTACTCATCATCAGCTCAATGAAttcatggaagaagaagaagaacccacTTATTCTCTTCCACATCTCTCAACTTACTCtttgtttcagcaaaaccatgtaGTACCTTCAATGAATTTAGACCCCCATCACTCCAAG CAAATTAAACTGCAAAATCAGTTCTATAGTATGGGTGGACCACAACCTGCGATGGGTTTAGGGATTTATGGAGAAACTCCTGTTGGTGGTCACTATCTCAATTTTTCAGACAATGGTGGTGGTTGTTCCTGTTATGAATCAACTCCTCCTTTCCGGTTCCATGACAGAAAACTTCCTCCTCTACCAATA GCTGGGGATATTTTACAAGCAAGAAGCACGATGTTGCAGAAACAACACAAGCAGCAACAGCGCTATCCTCCTCAAAACCATTATGTTGGTAGGGGTAATAATGGGTCATGGAATCGTGGAAATAGGGGTACTGGTGTCTTTATTCCTCGCACTCCTCCAAACTGCACAGTTGCTAACCCTGGAAAGAAGAAGCAGA GTTATTGGAAAGGAGACAGGGAGAGTGTTGATGCGGGTAAGAGATTGCAAGGCCAAGTCAAAAGATCTAATCCACCCACCTACTGA
- the LOC113308015 gene encoding elongation factor 1-alpha, producing the protein MGKEKVHINIVVIGHVDSGKSTTTGHLIYKLGGIDKRVIERFEKEAAEMNKRSFKYAWVLDKLKAERERGITIDIALWKFETTKYYCTVIDAPGHRDFIKNMITGTSQADCAVLIIDSTTGGFEAGISKDGQTREHALLAFTLGVKQMICCCNKMDATTPKYSKARYDEIVKEVSSYLKKVGYNPEKIAFVPISGFEGDNMIERSTNLDWYKGPTLLEALDNISEPKRPSDKPLRLPLQDVYKIGGIGTVPVGRVETGVIKPGMVVTFGPTGLTTEVKSVEMHHEALLEALPGDNVGFNVKNVAVKDLKRGFVASNSKDDPAREAANFTSQVIIMNHPGQIGNGYAPVLDCHTSHIAVKFAEIQTKIDRRSGKELEKEPKFLKNGDAGIIKMIPTKPMVVETFAQYPPLGRFAVRDMRQTVAVGVIKGVEKKDPTGAKVTKSAVKKK; encoded by the exons ATGGGTAAAGAGAAGGTTCACATCAACATTGTCGTCATTGGACATGTCGACTCTGGAAAATCGACCACCACCGGTCACTTGATCTACAAGCTTGGAGGTATTGACAAGCGTGTTATTGAAAGATTCGAGAAGGAGGCTGCTGAGATGAACAAGAGGTCATTCAAGTACGCATGGGTTCTTGACAAGCTTAAGGCTGAACGTGAGCGTGGTATTACCATTGATATTGCCTTGTGGAAGTTTGAGACCACCAAGTACTACTGCACAGTTATTGATGCTCCTGGACATCGTGACTTTATCAAAAACATGATCACTGGTACTTCTCAGGCTGATTGTGCCGTCCTCATTATCGATTCTACCACTGGAGGTTTTGAGGCTGGTATCTCAAAGGATGGTCAGACTCGTGAGCACGCTCTTCTTGCTTTCACCCTTGGTGTCAAGCAGATGATCTGTTGTTGTAACAAG ATGGATGCCACCACCCCCAAGTACTCAAAGGCTAGGTATGATGAAATTGTCAAGGAGGTCTCATCTTACTTGAAGAAGGTTGGATACAACCCAGAAAAAATTGCCTTTGTTCCTATCTCTGGATTTGAGGGAGACAACATGATTGAAAGGTCCACCAACCTTGACTGGTACAAGGGACCAACTCTCCTTGAGGCTCTTGACAACATCTCTGAGCCAAAGAGACCCTCAGACAAGCCCCTTCGTCTTCCCCTTCAGGATGTTTACAAGATTGGAGGTATTGGAACTGTGCCAGTGGGACGTGTTGAAACTGGAGTCATCAAGCCTGGTATGGTTGTTACTTTTGGACCCACCGGTTTGACCACTGAAGTTAAGTCTGTGGAGATGCACCACGAAGCCCTTCTAGAAGCTCTTCCAGGAGACAATGTTGGGTTCAATGTCAAGAATGTTGCAGTGAAGGATCTCAAGCGTGGTTTCGTCGCCTCCAACTCAAAGGATGACCCTGCCAGGGAAGCTGCCAACTTCACCTCCCAGGTCATCATCATGAACCATCCTGGTCAGATTGGTAATGGTTATGCTCCAGTTCTTGACTGTCACACATCTCACATTGCTGTCAAGTTTGCTGAGATCCAAACCAAGATCGATAGGCGATCTGGAAAGGAGCTTGAGAAGGAGCCCAAGTTCTTGAAGAACGGTGATGCTGGTATTATTAAGATGATTCCAACCAAGCCCATGGTTGTAGAGACCTTTGCTCAGTACCCACCTCTTGGACGTTTTGCTGTTAGGGACATGAGGCAGACAGTTGCTGTTGGTGTCATCAAGGGAGTTGAGAAGAAGGACCCAACAGGAGCCAAGGTTACCAAGTCTGCTGTCAAGAAGAAATGA
- the LOC113308772 gene encoding uncharacterized protein LOC113308772, giving the protein MAETESKSIAVESSSDNRGPFSVIQEIIANFLSQVNNNNKKGEEVVVVSEVIKKNETKESPPDVVKFPDSRQDYSGLKLTVEEVEPQQESGGNNMWQVYALGGFMLLRWGWAKWKEAQANKNDKPDSGAEDASPTHDP; this is encoded by the exons ATGGCAGAAACTGAATCAAAATCAATAGCAGTAGAATCATCATCAGATAATCGAGGACCCTTTTCGGTGATTCAAGAGATTATAGCAAATTTCTTATCTCAAGTCAATAACAATAATAAGAAAGGTGAAGAAGTTGTTGTAGTTAGTGAAGTGATCAAAAAGAATGAAACTAAGGAAAGCCCCCCAGATGTTGTTAAGTTTCCTGATAGTCGTCAAGATTATTCGGGGTTGAAGTTGACTGTTGAAGAGGTTGAACCACAACAAGAAAGTGGTGGGAATAATATGTGGCAG GTGTATGCACTGGGAGGTTTCATGCTCCTGAGGTGGGGATGGGCTAAATGGAAGGAAGCACAGGCCAACAAGAATGATAAACCTGACTCTGGAGCCGAAGATGCATCCCCAACACATGACCCATAG